Genomic DNA from Deltaproteobacteria bacterium HGW-Deltaproteobacteria-18:
AAAACGCTCCGAAGACGCCTACACGCCGGGCGGCCTGGCAGGAGCCCGGCCCAACCGGGCATGCATCGTCTACACCAACCTGCTGCGCCGAGCCTTCCCTGGCTTGACCATAATCCTGGGCGGCATCGAGGCCTCACTGCGACGCATCACGCATTACGATTTCTGGACGGATGCCCTGCGCAAACCCATCCTCCTCGACGCCAAGGCCGACGCCGTGGTCTACGGCATGGGTGAACGGGCCATCATGGATATCGCGGCCCGGTTGCAGGCAGGCCGGGACATAATAGGCATCCCCGGCACTGTCGTCGCCGACGGCGATCTTCCTGCGGGAATCGAGCTTCCCAGCCATGAAGACATGCTCGCAGACCCAAAGGAGCTGATGCGAGGCACGCTCCTGCTTGAAAAGCAGGTCCACGACGGCACGGAATGGGCTGTGCAGCGCGTCGCAAACCGCTCCATCCTTGTCGCGCCGCCCGCCACGCCGCTGACCACGGAGGAAATGGACAGGGTCTATGCCCTGCCCTACGCCCGCAAGGCCCATCCCTCTTACAAACAGACCATCCCGGCCGAGGAGATGATCCGCGATTCCGTGACCAGCCACCGCGGCTGCGGCGGCGGTTGCTCGTTCTGCACCCTGGCGTTGCATCAGGGTCGACGCATCGCCTCACGCAGCCGAGGCTCCATCCTGGACGAGGTCCGCCGCATGGCGGCAAGTCCGGACTTCAAGGGCCATGTGTCCGATGTCGGCGGCCCCAGCGCCAACATGTGGGGAGCGTATTGCGACAAGGAAGGCCAGCCCTGCAAGCGCGCAAGCTGCATGACGCCAACCGTCTGCCCGCACTTTTGCATGGACCAGAAGGCCCATCTCGACCTGCTGCGAACCCTGCGCCGCACCCCCGGGGTGCGAGGAGTGCGCGTGGCCAGCGGAGTACGTTTCGATCTTGCCCTGAAAGACATGACCGCCCTTGGCGGCTATCTGCGCGAATTCGTGGGCGGTCAGCTGAAAATCGCGCCCGAACATGTCTGCGACCATGTACTGCGACTGATGCGCAAGCCCGGCAACCGCGTTTTCGAGGAATTCCTGACGATCTTCGCCCGCGAATCAAAACAGGCGGGCAAGGAACAATACGTCATCCCCTACCTGATGAGCGCTTTCCCTGGCACCACCGACGACGACATGCGCGCTCTGGCCCAGTGGCTCGGCAGCCGCGGCTGGAAGCCGAGGCAGGTGCAGTGCTTCATCCCCATCCCCGGAGCCGTGGCCACGGCCATGTATCATGCGGGCATCACACCGGAAGGCAAACCCGTCCATATACCACGCAGCGACGAAGAACGGCTGCGCCAGCATCGCATCCTGCTCCCTCCAGAAGAAAGATCATCCAGGCGTCCCGTGGATGCCAAGTGCGAACCCGGTCCGAAAAAATGCGCGAACCGATGTGCAGCACCCTCGCGAAATGCCGGACACGCAAAGAAAAAGTCGGGCCGCAAAAAGAAACAATAGCTGGTCCACGGGCCATGCCCATCCCAAATTCTTATTTCCGGAGCACACGCGGACGGGATGACTTTTTTGTGTCCTTTATTTTTCTTGCACACTTTTCAAGAAGAGAATTGTCTTTTTCAAAAATATACTGTAAAATCAAACAGAAGAAGATTTTTACAGTGAGCCCGAACCTTACGGGCCAGGGGCCGAAGACCAATCGCGGCAAAATACCTCGACAAAGTTGATTTTTTTTTGAAGAACATGAAGAGAATAACTTCCCATAGTTCTTGATTTTTATTATGAAGTTCTGAATTTTCATGGCGGACAGCGTCTCATGATCCGAGCCATCGGCTTGGACATTGACCGATCTGCCTGGAACGAATGCCCGGCGTCCATGAACCATCCCTTAGTGGATCATGAGTTTTCCCGAATCGCAATCTGGAGCGAACAATGAACAAAAGCGAACTTATTCAGTCTCTTGCCGAAAAAATCAAGATCTCCAACGATGAAGCGTCCACCATCGTGGACAGCTTTTTCGACTCTATGCGCGATGCGCTGCTGCGCGGAGACCGGATTGAAATCAGAGGGTTCGGCAGTTTCAAGATCAAACAATATGAAGGATATACCGGCCGCAACCCCAAGACCGGGGAATCGGTGCAGGTCAAGCCCAAGAAAATGCCTTTTTTCAAGGCAGGCAAGGGACTGCTGGACTATCTCAACGGCTAGGACCGTTGACATGAGGGGCCGTTTTGACGCAATTGCTCGCGGCACACCTTAATAAAAGGCTGCAATCGGTTCGTCCCGAACGGATTGAAAGTCTTTTTATGGAGCTTCGGCATTGCATTCCGTGATCCAACGCGTCGCTGCTATTCATGATCTTTCCGGGTTCGGAGGGGGGTCACTCTCGGCTGTGATCCCCATTCTTTCAGCCCTTGGAATTCAGGTTTGCAGCCTGCCCACAGCCATCCTCTCCACCCACACAGGCGGCTTCGCCAACTTCCATTTCCGCGATCTGACCTCGGACATGCGTTATATAATTGATCATTGGCGACAGCTGTCCCTGTCTTTTGCCGGAATCTACTCCGGATTTCTGGGTTCGCCGGAACAGATCGACATCGTCAGTGATTTCATAAGAACTTTCCGCACCGAATCCACCCTGGTCGTGGTCGATCCGGTACTCGGCGATGACGGCAGGCTTTACGACACCATGGACGGATGCATGGTCGAGGGCATGCGCAGCCTTGTCGCCTCCGCCGACGTAATCACCCCGAACATCACCGAGGCTGCCTTGCTGCTGGGCAAGGCCGGTCCCCCGGCCGTTTCCGGCACCAGGGAAATAAAGATCTGGGCCCGCGCCCTGGCAGATCTCGGTCCGCGCTGCGTCATCATCACCAGCGTCCCCGAGGAGCACGGCCGGGGAACGTCGGTCGTAGCCTTCGACAAGGACGTCAGCCGCTTCTGGAAGGTTGCATGCCCATATATTCCTGCGTGTTATCCCGGCACTGGAGATATTTTTGCCAGTGTGATAACAGGTTCCCTGTTGCAGGGAGATTCTCTGCCCCTGTCCCTGGACCGGGCCGTGCAGTTCGTCTCCATGGCCATCCGGGCAACCTTTGGCCACAATTTTCCGGAGCGCGAAGGAGTGTTTCTGGAACGGGTGCTCCCGAGCCTGAACGCTCCCGTTTCCATGAGCAGCTTTGAAC
This window encodes:
- a CDS encoding YgiQ family radical SAM protein yields the protein MSLFSSKPLPQPSFLPMTRQEMDQLGWDELDVLLVSGDAYVDHPSFAMALLGRTLVAHGFRTGIITQPRWDDPADMLVMGRPRLFAGVSAGAIDSMLAHYTAFRKKRSEDAYTPGGLAGARPNRACIVYTNLLRRAFPGLTIILGGIEASLRRITHYDFWTDALRKPILLDAKADAVVYGMGERAIMDIAARLQAGRDIIGIPGTVVADGDLPAGIELPSHEDMLADPKELMRGTLLLEKQVHDGTEWAVQRVANRSILVAPPATPLTTEEMDRVYALPYARKAHPSYKQTIPAEEMIRDSVTSHRGCGGGCSFCTLALHQGRRIASRSRGSILDEVRRMAASPDFKGHVSDVGGPSANMWGAYCDKEGQPCKRASCMTPTVCPHFCMDQKAHLDLLRTLRRTPGVRGVRVASGVRFDLALKDMTALGGYLREFVGGQLKIAPEHVCDHVLRLMRKPGNRVFEEFLTIFARESKQAGKEQYVIPYLMSAFPGTTDDDMRALAQWLGSRGWKPRQVQCFIPIPGAVATAMYHAGITPEGKPVHIPRSDEERLRQHRILLPPEERSSRRPVDAKCEPGPKKCANRCAAPSRNAGHAKKKSGRKKKQ
- a CDS encoding integration host factor subunit beta, with protein sequence MNKSELIQSLAEKIKISNDEASTIVDSFFDSMRDALLRGDRIEIRGFGSFKIKQYEGYTGRNPKTGESVQVKPKKMPFFKAGKGLLDYLNG
- a CDS encoding pyridoxamine kinase (catalyzes the formation of pyridoxal 5'-phosphate from pyridoxal) — translated: MHSVIQRVAAIHDLSGFGGGSLSAVIPILSALGIQVCSLPTAILSTHTGGFANFHFRDLTSDMRYIIDHWRQLSLSFAGIYSGFLGSPEQIDIVSDFIRTFRTESTLVVVDPVLGDDGRLYDTMDGCMVEGMRSLVASADVITPNITEAALLLGKAGPPAVSGTREIKIWARALADLGPRCVIITSVPEEHGRGTSVVAFDKDVSRFWKVACPYIPACYPGTGDIFASVITGSLLQGDSLPLSLDRAVQFVSMAIRATFGHNFPEREGVFLERVLPSLNAPVSMSSFELI